The proteins below come from a single Rosa rugosa chromosome 2, drRosRugo1.1, whole genome shotgun sequence genomic window:
- the LOC133733844 gene encoding zinc finger CCCH domain-containing protein 18-like isoform X2, whose amino-acid sequence MMDFSDSTKLVFGRIQEVDPENVTKIIGYLLLQGHGEHEMARLALAPDHLFHQVVLKAKAELQRLPNKSVSSPISPSINPPSAAFAPFSPVSSRPPAAFRLPTPCWDPQLVSKQNMDFMPFGFSDSAEELQNQARFLSFEDQMEPLNSGISGYPDEYYYRDATLGGSLSPRQGRRFSSLEFPVKICHYFSKGFCKHGSSCRYYHGQVIPESFSQMYGNDGIIDDHVISPMSLEKLEWEIVELLRSRRGTPISIASLPMMYYEKYGKSLQAEGYLTESQRHGKAGYSLTKLLARLGSSIRLIDRPHGQHAIILAEDSLKYMDHRNERGDPGPIVSGSRQIYLTFPADSTFSEDDVSNYFNTFGPVEDVRIPCQPKRMFGFVTFVNADTVTMILSKGNPHFVCGARVLVKPYREKSKLAERKYQERMEPADHYSPHYSDMEPEFHSMSRWCHNSRFLRKKLLEEQEFALELERSRLAELHFMQKPVANQPYSGYLMDGRKVSEDNFNVPPAECFDYLLDVINNGSTSDDKPKHIGTNYTEQESQGLNLPDSPFATSIS is encoded by the exons ATGATGGATTTTTCGGACTCTACAAAACTTGTTTTTGGTAGAATACAGGAGGTAGACCCAGAAAATGTTACAAAGATTATAGGTTATCTTCTTTTACAAGGTCATGGGGAACACGAAATGGCTCGCTTGGCCCTGGCTCCAGACCATCTGTTTCACCAAGTGGTGCTGAAAGCTAAGGCTGAACTTCAGCGGTTGCCTAACAAATCAGTGTCATCCCCAATCTCACCTTCCATAAATCCACCGTCCGCTGCTTTCGCCCCATTTTCGCCTGTTTCTTCTAGGCCTCCTGCAGCCTTTCGGCTCCCCACCCCCTGTTGGGATCCCCAACTTGTTTCTAAGCAGAACATGGATTTCATGCCATTCGGATTCTCCGATTCTGCTGAGGAACTGCAAAACCAGGCTcgatttttgagttttgaggATCAAATGGAACCACTCAATTCCGGGATTTCAGGATACCCTGATGAGTACTATTATCGGGATGCTACACTCGGGGGAAGCTTAAGTCCTAGACAAGGTAGACGATTTTCAAGTCTAGAGTTTCCCGTTAAGATTTGTCACTACTTCAGTAAGGGCTTTTGTAAGCATGGAAGCAGCTGTAGGTATTACCATGGACAAGTGATTCCTGAGAGCTTCTCTCAGATGTATGGGAATGATGGCATTATTGATGATCATGTTATCTCGCCCATGTCTCTTGAGAAGTTGGAGTGGGAAATTGTCGAGCTGCTTAGATCAAGAAGGGGGACTCCTATTTCAATTGCTTCTCTGCCAATGATGTATTATGAGAAATATGGAAAATCTCTTCAAGCAGAAGGCTACCTCACTGAAAGCCAGAGACATGGGAAAGCTGGTTATAGTTTGACAAAGCTTCTTGCTCGGCTTGGAAGCAGTATACGGCTGATTGACAG GCCTCATGGGCAGCACGCAATAATTTTGgcagaagactcattaaaatACATGGACCATCGGAATGAGAGAGGCGATCCTGGTCCAATTGTTAGTGGTTCTCGGCAAATATATTTAACATTTCCAGCTGACAGCACCTTTAGTGAAGATGATGTCTCCAACTACTTCAA CACCTTTGGCCCTGTTGAAGATGTAAGGATCCCCTGCCAACCGAAAAGGATGTTTGGGTTTGTAACCTTTGTTAATGCAGACACTGTGACAATGATTTTGTCAAAAGGAAATCCTCATTTTGTTTGTGGGGCTCGTGTTCTTGTGAAACCTTACAGGGAAAAATCAAAGCTTGCTGAAAG AAAGTACCAAGAGAGAATGGAGCCAGCTGATCATTATTCTCCACACTACTCAGATATGGAACCCGAGTTTCATTCGA TGTCAAGATGGTGTCATAATTCTAGATTCCTGCGAAAGAAGCTGCTGGAAGAGCAAGAATTTGCACTTGAACTTGAGAGGAGTAGGCTGGCTGAGCTGCATTTTATGCAAAAGCCAGTTGCAAATCAGCCCTATTCTGGTTACTTAATGGATGGGCGAAAAGTCTCAGAAG ATAATTTCAACGTCCCGCCTGCAGAATGTTTTGATTATCTGTTAGATGTCATAAACAATGGGTCCACAAGTGATGATAAACCCAAACATATAGGCACCAACTACACCGAGCAAGAGAG TCAAGGACTTAATCTCCCAGATAGCCCATTTGCAACTTCGATTAGCTAG
- the LOC133733844 gene encoding zinc finger CCCH domain-containing protein 18-like isoform X1: MMDFSDSTKLVFGRIQEVDPENVTKIIGYLLLQGHGEHEMARLALAPDHLFHQVVLKAKAELQRLPNKSVSSPISPSINPPSAAFAPFSPVSSRPPAAFRLPTPCWDPQLVSKQNMDFMPFGFSDSAEELQNQARFLSFEDQMEPLNSGISGYPDEYYYRDATLGGSLSPRQGRRFSSLEFPVKICHYFSKGFCKHGSSCRYYHGQVIPESFSQMYGNDGIIDDHVISPMSLEKLEWEIVELLRSRRGTPISIASLPMMYYEKYGKSLQAEGYLTESQRHGKAGYSLTKLLARLGSSIRLIDRPHGQHAIILAEDSLKYMDHRNERGDPGPIVSGSRQIYLTFPADSTFSEDDVSNYFNTFGPVEDVRIPCQPKRMFGFVTFVNADTVTMILSKGNPHFVCGARVLVKPYREKSKLAERKYQERMEPADHYSPHYSDMEPEFHSMSRWCHNSRFLRKKLLEEQEFALELERSRLAELHFMQKPVANQPYSGYLMDGRKVSEVHADNFNVPPAECFDYLLDVINNGSTSDDKPKHIGTNYTEQESQGLNLPDSPFATSIS; this comes from the exons ATGATGGATTTTTCGGACTCTACAAAACTTGTTTTTGGTAGAATACAGGAGGTAGACCCAGAAAATGTTACAAAGATTATAGGTTATCTTCTTTTACAAGGTCATGGGGAACACGAAATGGCTCGCTTGGCCCTGGCTCCAGACCATCTGTTTCACCAAGTGGTGCTGAAAGCTAAGGCTGAACTTCAGCGGTTGCCTAACAAATCAGTGTCATCCCCAATCTCACCTTCCATAAATCCACCGTCCGCTGCTTTCGCCCCATTTTCGCCTGTTTCTTCTAGGCCTCCTGCAGCCTTTCGGCTCCCCACCCCCTGTTGGGATCCCCAACTTGTTTCTAAGCAGAACATGGATTTCATGCCATTCGGATTCTCCGATTCTGCTGAGGAACTGCAAAACCAGGCTcgatttttgagttttgaggATCAAATGGAACCACTCAATTCCGGGATTTCAGGATACCCTGATGAGTACTATTATCGGGATGCTACACTCGGGGGAAGCTTAAGTCCTAGACAAGGTAGACGATTTTCAAGTCTAGAGTTTCCCGTTAAGATTTGTCACTACTTCAGTAAGGGCTTTTGTAAGCATGGAAGCAGCTGTAGGTATTACCATGGACAAGTGATTCCTGAGAGCTTCTCTCAGATGTATGGGAATGATGGCATTATTGATGATCATGTTATCTCGCCCATGTCTCTTGAGAAGTTGGAGTGGGAAATTGTCGAGCTGCTTAGATCAAGAAGGGGGACTCCTATTTCAATTGCTTCTCTGCCAATGATGTATTATGAGAAATATGGAAAATCTCTTCAAGCAGAAGGCTACCTCACTGAAAGCCAGAGACATGGGAAAGCTGGTTATAGTTTGACAAAGCTTCTTGCTCGGCTTGGAAGCAGTATACGGCTGATTGACAG GCCTCATGGGCAGCACGCAATAATTTTGgcagaagactcattaaaatACATGGACCATCGGAATGAGAGAGGCGATCCTGGTCCAATTGTTAGTGGTTCTCGGCAAATATATTTAACATTTCCAGCTGACAGCACCTTTAGTGAAGATGATGTCTCCAACTACTTCAA CACCTTTGGCCCTGTTGAAGATGTAAGGATCCCCTGCCAACCGAAAAGGATGTTTGGGTTTGTAACCTTTGTTAATGCAGACACTGTGACAATGATTTTGTCAAAAGGAAATCCTCATTTTGTTTGTGGGGCTCGTGTTCTTGTGAAACCTTACAGGGAAAAATCAAAGCTTGCTGAAAG AAAGTACCAAGAGAGAATGGAGCCAGCTGATCATTATTCTCCACACTACTCAGATATGGAACCCGAGTTTCATTCGA TGTCAAGATGGTGTCATAATTCTAGATTCCTGCGAAAGAAGCTGCTGGAAGAGCAAGAATTTGCACTTGAACTTGAGAGGAGTAGGCTGGCTGAGCTGCATTTTATGCAAAAGCCAGTTGCAAATCAGCCCTATTCTGGTTACTTAATGGATGGGCGAAAAGTCTCAGAAG TTCATGCAGATAATTTCAACGTCCCGCCTGCAGAATGTTTTGATTATCTGTTAGATGTCATAAACAATGGGTCCACAAGTGATGATAAACCCAAACATATAGGCACCAACTACACCGAGCAAGAGAG TCAAGGACTTAATCTCCCAGATAGCCCATTTGCAACTTCGATTAGCTAG